From one Nycticebus coucang isolate mNycCou1 chromosome 14, mNycCou1.pri, whole genome shotgun sequence genomic stretch:
- the LOC128565388 gene encoding olfactory receptor 10A4, with amino-acid sequence MMWKNWTIVSEFVLVSFSALSTELQALLFLLFLTIYLVTLMGNVLIILVTTADSALQSPMYFFLRNLSFLEIGFNLVIVPKMLGTLIIQDTTISFFGCATQMYFFFFFGAAECCLLATMAYDRYVAICDPLHYPVIMGRRSCAQLAAASWFSGIPVATVQTTWIFSFPFCGPNRVNHFFCDSPPVIALVCADTSLFELEALTATVLFILFPFLLILGSYVRILSTIFRMPSAEGKRKAFSTCSSHLLVVSLFYSTAILTYFRPRSSNSPESKKLLSLSYTVVTPMLNPIIYSLRNSEVKAALKRVVHRTLGPQKL; translated from the coding sequence ATGATGTGGAAAAACTGGACAATTGTCAGTGAATTTGTTCTCGTAAGCTTCTCTGCCCTGTCCACTGAGCTGCAGGCTTTactgtttctcctttttttgacAATTTACCTGGTTACTTTAATGGGCAATGTCCTCATCATCTTGGTCACTACAGCTGACTCTGCACTACAGAGTCCTATGTACTTCTTCCTCAGAAACTTGTCCTTCCTAGAGATAGGTTTCAACTTGGTGATTGTACCCAAGATGCTGGGAACCCTGATCATTCAAGACACAACCATCTCCTTCTTTGGCTGTGCCACTcagatgtatttcttcttcttctttggggCTGCTGAGTGCTGCCTCCTGGCCACCATGGCTTATGACCGCTACGTGGCCATCTGTGACCCCTTGCACTACCCAGTCATCATGGGCCGCAGGTCCTGTGCCCAGCTGGCAGCCGCCTCGTGGTTCTCAGGGATTCCAGTGGCCACTGTTCAAACCACATGGATTTTCAGTTTCCCTTTTTGTGGCCCCAACAGAGTGAACCACTTCTTCTGTGACAGTCCTCCTGTCATTGCACTGGTTTGTGCTGATACCTCTCTGTTTGAACTAGAGGCCCTGACAGCCACTGTCCTATTCATCCTCTTCCCTTTCTTGCTGATCCTGGGGTCCTATGTCCGCATCCTCTCCACCATCTTCAGGATGCCTTCAGCTGAGGGAAAACGCAAGGCCTTCTCcacctgctcctcccacctcctggttGTCTCTCTCTTCTACAGCACTGCCATCCTCACATACTTCCGACCTCGATCTAGCAACTCTCCTGAGAGCAAGAAGCTGCTGTCGCTGTCCTACACGGTGGTGACTCCCATGTTGAACCCCATCATCTACAGCTTAAGGAATAGTGAAGTGAAGGCTGCACTGAAGCGGGTGGTCCACAGGACCCTGGGCCCTCAGAAACTATGA
- the LOC128565437 gene encoding olfactory receptor 10A5-like, producing the protein MAAGNWTRVSEFILMSFSSLPTEIQLLLFLTFLIIYLVTLTGNSLIVLVTLADTTLHSPMYFFLRNLSFLEIGFNLVIVPKMLGTLLARDTTISFLGCATQMYFFFFFGVAECFLLATMAYDRYVAICSPLHYSVIMNQRTRIKLALASWFPGLPVATVQATWLFSFPFCGSNKVNHFFCDSPPVLRLVCADTALFEIYAIVGTVLFVMTPCLLILCSYTRIAAAILRIPSAKGKHKAFSTCSSHLLVVSLFYGSLSLTYFRPKSNNSPESKKLLSLSYTVVTPMLNPIIYSLRNNEVKNALSRTIHKALTLRKNVP; encoded by the coding sequence ATGGCTGCAGGAAACTGGACAAGAGTGAGTGAATTTATCCTCATGAGTTTCTCCTCCCTACCTACTGAAATACAGCTGTTACTCTTCCTCACCTTTCTAATCATCTACCTGGTCACTCTGACGGGAAACAGCCTCATCGTTCTGGTTACTCTGGCTGACACCACACTGCACAgtcccatgtacttcttcctcagAAATTTGTCCTTCTTGGAGATTGGCTTCAACCTAGTCATTGTGCCCAAAATGCTGGGGACTCTGCTTGCACGAGACACAACCATCTCCTTCCTTGGATGTGCCACTcagatgtatttcttcttcttctttggggTGGCTGAATGCTTCCTCCTGGCCACCATGGCCtatgaccgctatgtggccatctgcaGTCCTTTGCACTACTCAGTCATCATGAACCAAAGGACACGTATCAAACTGGCTCTTGCCTCCTGGTTTCCTGGTTTACCTGTAGCTACTGTGCAGGCCACCTGGCTCTTCAGCTTTCCATTCTGTGGCTCCAATAAGGTGAACCACTTCTTCTGTGACAGCCCACCAGTGCTGAGGCTGGTCTGTGCAGACACAGCACTGTTTGAGATCTACGCCATCGTTGGAACAGTTCTGTTTGTCATGACCCCCTGCTTGCTGATCTTATGTTCCTACACTCGCATTGCTGCTGCCATCCTTAGGATTCCATCAGCTAAAGGGAAACACAAAGCCTTTTCTACatgctcctcccacctccttgtTGTCTCTCTTTTCTATGGATCTTTAAGCCTCACATATTTTCGGCCAAAATCCAATAATTCTCCTGAGAGCAAGAAGTTGCTATCCTTGTCCTACACTGTTGTAACCCCTATGTTGAACCCCATAATCTATAGTCTGAGGAATAATGAGGTGAAGAATGCCCTTAGCAGGACCATTCATAAAGCCCTCACTCTCAGAAAGAATGTCCCATAG